Genomic segment of Mastomys coucha isolate ucsf_1 unplaced genomic scaffold, UCSF_Mcou_1 pScaffold5, whole genome shotgun sequence:
TCTGCCCCTCAAATAGAGAATCTCTGGACCAGTCATCAAGCCTTCCAGCCTCCGTTCCATGCAGGTGCCTAGCAGGGCACCGAGCTGTGAGCCTGTTGGGGGAGTGGTAAGGGGGAGGGCTTGTTCTTCTTGCTTTTTCAACTCTACTCTTACAGCACTCTCTTTACCCATGAGGACCCGGAGTGCAGAAGCAGATTTGCGCCCCCCCTCCCAGTACCAATGTTCAGTTGTCTTATTCGTTGCAACAACTTTCTGCCTATGAAGCAGGGTCAGTCTATGGGAGGTCCTCAGCATTGTCCCCAGACCTGGACGGTTGGCCGGAAGCAGCTGTGGGACCCACTGCTCCCAGCCTCAGCTCCAGTGATCTTTAAAAGGTGGagtttcctcctttctctggACTCCACCATCTCTAACTTAACAAACCTGAACAAAGTTAAGTTTTCAAAATGCTAATAATGATAGAAGGGAGAAAACAGAGGTCCAGAGAGGTGGCGTGACTTGTTCAGAGTCACACAGGATGTAAGGGACAAAAGTGGGAGGCTTTGGTTGCACTGGTGTGGATATACCAGGGGCTAGTGACAAGCCcaacccctctccctccctcccttgtacCACACAAGGAGGATTGTTTCCTATTCTTGGCTTCTCTGCCAGCCTGAGAGACGGAGTATAGAAGAAACATTTCTGAATATATATCAGGGTCGTTTTGGGTGGTGGGTAATGGGTTTTGCTGTTTGACATCTGTTTCCTAGGAGACTGGGTAATGCAGGGGCAGAGTCCCCAACAGCAGCTGAGGGCTGTGAAGCTAGGTACCTGCTTGTGGAGTTTTTGTCCTGGAGCAAGCTGTGTGCTCAGACTTGACCATGTTTGGGCATGGAGGCTCAACCCAGATGGGACTGAAGACTGCTTCCTTGGAGACCAGCTGGGAGACCAAACTTCCTGCTAGAGCTCCCAGGCCTGacttggggtgggggcggggggtggggacCAGTGGAGAGAAACCATCTGCCAGCGGAGACCCAGGGAACTGTGAGTGCTACATCCCAGAGAGCTTGGGAAGGGCTTCTGGGAAGCCAGGGCCGAAGGGAGGTGGTGGGAAACAGCAGCCTGTGATGGTATGGATAGGGCAATGAAAAGCTCTACCTCTCCTGCTGCCTATCAGAGTTCTAGCTCTGGAGGGCCTGCCTGGTTGGTCTGGCGTCTCTTTTGTGGCCAGCCAGTCAGGACCAGTCTTGTCACTTGTCATCAGGATAGGGGTTGACAAACAGACCTTGCAGAGCGTGCCAAAGTTCTTCGGTTCCTGAGTTATCGATAGCACCTGTTTGTAGAGGGCTTCCATTGCAGCAAGTAGGTGATGTTCAGCAGTGTTGGTGGATCAGCACCAGGACTCTGAGGCAGGcactatttttcttgtttgaacAGTCTCACGGTTGCTAAGCAGCAACGCCAGGGCTTGATCTTATGTCTAATGGCCTCTCTTCTCTATACTCGTCCAAACCCTTACACACTCTATCCCCAGTCCTTCTAAGGAAGAGGTTGACAACATAATAGTTAAGCCACATAGGACTCTTCTTTAACCCTTTCCAACTTTCCTAGATCAAGCCCAGACCTAAGATGACTTTTCTACACAGTTTCATCCAAGGAGTCCTGAGATATTTAATGTCTCACAACGGGGATAGTCTCCCTGTAGTCTAACTGAAATCTCTTCTGTTATCAAGGAAatccatttctttctgtcttaggtCACAGTGGATATCAAAACTTCACATCTGCCTTTTTGTTGGAGGTTCTCATTAGGTCTACTGAATCCCAGATTCCCATCTAAGTTTTACATTCAACCAAATCCCATGGTCGAGCACAGGAGTCGATGTTTCTTTTAGAACTGACTCCATGTGGCTGGTGAGCCATCGGGACATTACGGACAGGTGAGAGGGCAGCCAGTCACAGGAGCTGGACCTCTCAGGAACACAtgacttcctttccttccctctgagcTCCCATGCTGTATCCTTGACCAGACCCCTGCTGTCATCCATCTTGGGAATGCCCAGGAGTCTAGGAGGGTTCACTGAAAAAAGCCAGCACCACAAGGAAATCCCCACAAGTGTGCCAAGATTCTCCCAGAGATAATTAGTGATAATGGATCCCGAGTATTTAAAAGGTAACCATAGGCTGTTACCAGAGGCCAGATCAGGCCCCTGTAAGGTCACAGCCCTATGGAAGTTGCAAAGTTCCATGTATTATTATACTTCAATAAGAACAATGTTGTTATTTGGTTGCATCCCCTCACACCTGCCCTCCTTCCTATGAACCTATCACTTGGGCTAGTCTCATTTCTCTTTGCCTTCATGGTGCTAGAAATGACTGTTGCCTCCAGTGGCCATGGGGAAGAAGCTGGTGATGGCCCAGAAGCGCGGAGAGACACGAGCCCTCTGTCTGGGGGTAGCAATGGTAGTATGTGCCGCCATCACCTACTATGTCCTGGGTACCACTGTGCTGCCGCTGTACCAGAAAAGGTATGGATGGACGTCTCCACTTTCTGGATTGACCTGCCCTACCCTTGACCCCCTCAGAGTCGTCAGGACAGACCAAGCATTCCTCATCCTCAGGCTCAAGGGTTCCAGTGCTGGGGGAGCAGAGCAGTGAGAGACTCGCCAGTCAGGGCTGGTGATGACAGGTGCAGGGTTCTGATGTCATAAGAACCAGCCTGCTAGTGCTGGTGGGATCCTTGGGGGTGAGGAGTGGGGATCACCATGGCCGACTCTGGCTGCAGTCTGCACAAATGACTCTGAGATGGGAGCTCCCTCTTTGCTGAGCACACAGCTCCTTGCTTGGGTTTTCCTAATAAGTAGAGAGTCTCTGCGCTGTGACATCTGTTTCCTTGTAGTTTAGGCAGGATTCTCAGAGAGTGCGGTGTTCCCTTTCCCTCACACTCTGTGACATGTCCTCCCTCCAGCTTTTCAAGAAGAGCTGTGGAATTCCGGGTGGCTGTTGTCTTTGGAACAGACACACTGTGCTCTCTCAGCACACCCTAAGCTGAGTCTCACGCCCTCCCTCTGAGCATAGTCTGGCTCCTGACAATCCTCTCTTGTCTGACAGTGGGTCTCCCACAGGATATAGGGAGCTGAGTCACAATCCATTTGCTTAGGAGTTGATGAGCATCTTGGCCTCCCCTGGGCCTGGTCTGCATCTTTGCTTTACAATGCTGCAGTTGTGCCAGGCCAGAGTCTCACCCAAGTGAGGTACTGCTGAGTAGCCGTGTGCCTCCCCAGTCCTATCCTGTCACCCTCCAATCCTGACCATGTCAGGCCCCTCATATAGTTCTTCTTTTTAAGGGGAAGTAGCCAAGACTCTGAAACTACTCAGCCCTTACCTCAGGTGCTGTGTCCACCCCCTCCCACGCCCCCGGTCCTCCGAAAAACAACTATCTCTTGTGAGGTTTTCTTCTCTACCTGTGACTTGGGGATGATATGGTTAATAAGATCTCAGGCTTGGCAGCTCATCACAATCCCATGGCGAACATTTAAAACATCAGTGCCTGGGCCTAAGCACCTGAAAAATTCTGCCTCACTTTCTCTAGAGTGGGACTTGGCATGCTATagggatctttaaaaaaaaatgtcaggtgCAGGGTGGCTAGCGAGGTCAGAGAAGCATCATGTAGAAAATTTTCAAGAGCCAACCAGTCTGAAATTATTGGGATTTATCCAAGAGGGCCACGGATCCAGTCAATATAACATGTGCATGAAGGTCCCAGCCATGGATCTCTCAAAAGGCTCTCAGGGTACCAGGGATTCAAAGTGGGTGTGTGTCACCCTTGTTTCTAAggggtgtttatgtgtgtgttgtctccCCAGTGTGTGGACCAAGGAGTCCACCTGTCACTTGATTGAAACCAATATCAAGGACCAGGAAGAACTGGAAGGCAAGAAGGTGCCCCAGTACCCATGCCTTTGGGTCAATGTATCAGCTGTGGGCAGATGGGCCATACTGTATCATACGGAAGACACTCGGGATCAAAACCAACAGGTAACAAATGGGGGCTGGGTCTATTAGCCTGACAGGTCTGTGAGCTTGTCCTCAAATGCCCATGTCTCTAAAGCCAAGGTATGGTAACCCACCTCAACAGAATCTTATGGTTAGCTTGAGGTGGAGTCAGCCTCAGAGCTTCCATGTTTGAATTGCCCTTAATTGGCTGTGCACTGGGCGCTGAGGTCCTGTGAGTCTCTGTTTCCATCCTTGTAAAGGGATGCTAATGCCATACCTGAAATTGCTACACTAAAGTTCAATGCTATGACCAAAACACTGGTTTTGTTAAGTTTAGATGGCTCTCATACATAGCCAGAGTTGAGATGCCCCAGTTTGTATGCTAAGTTGGCACATGGTGGATGCTCAGAGCAGAGAAGCAGTTATTACTGTTACTTCTTCCATCAACAGAGCTGGGTGAATTCATGAGCTGTCTGGGAGTCAGGGCTACAGCAATCTCCATAGCAAATATTTAAGAGATTTCCCCTCATCTGCACCTCCCTTGCTGTCAATTAGCCCTCCCTATTGCACAGACAGGTTagttcccttccctcctttccattCTTTCACTTCTCCCATTTATCCAACAACCACTAAGCCTTCCTAGGTTGGGCTCATGGGTCTCAAGAGGAGAGAGCTCATACAGGAACACTAACagtagggagggagggctggTGCCACAGAGAACAGACGGGAGAGGAATGGGCTTAAGGAAGTTATCAGTGTGGCCCAGATCAGAGAAGTATCAGGCCAGGCTTTTCAAAATAGGCAATCCTGTAGCCACAGAAACAAGAGATGAGGGATACACAGTATCCCAATGTGTGATGGGACTTAATATAGGCATGGAGAGAAGGCTAGGCAAAGGCAGTGGTTAGAAGACTGATTCTAGAAATGCCACCTGATGGAGTGGCCAGACGAGCTGAAGGTCTACAGTCTGTTGCCTGAGGACCTCTTCTGTATAACTATGGAATTAATACTAGCATATAAATTGGGGCATCTCAACTCTAGCTATTCATGAGAGCTGTCTAGACTTAACAAAACCAGAATTCTACACCAACCAATTGGTGCAGAATAGATCAGCAGGTGGAATTCCCTAGATAAATCTAAAGTTGGATGCTATTGCTATGAGCCACTAGAAGCCCACGGGAAGACAGAGCCAGAAGCCACTTAGAGTCATTTACCAGATGGAAGCTAGGCCACAGTAGTCACCAGCATGGGTGTGGACCTGTCACAAGGATAATATAACAGTCAGAATCGAGGCTGGTGGGATAGAAAGGGCAAGGTACCTGGAGTGTGTGTTTGGGGCTGGGCTCTGTAGGCTCTCTGATGCTGGGATCATAGAAGGAAGGGGAGGCAATATGTAAAAATCAGATTTGTGGTCATCGTTAGCATGACTCTGTGTTGGAGAAGAACCTCAAGGCCCACAAAGATTAGCTCCTACCAGTGGTTCCTTCTTCCTCTTGGGCATCCAGCAACCATGATGTACCCCAGGAGTGAGAAAACTCTTTTTAAAGATGGCATGCCGTGGTTATGGTCCTATACTCCAGGGACACTGGATTAGGGCTGCCTCCTCATTCTGAGGCTGCCAGCTCAGAGGAGCCAGATGTAGCCTGAACCCTACTTGAGTTGTGACCAGCGTATACTCTTTCTTCTCTAGTAAGGGAGCTGTTAAACTACACACGCACAGACCAAAGAGAGTGAAGAGCAGCTGGCCATGCTGAGACAGTCAAGCACATTATATTCTCTGGCCCAGCATCAGAGTATGTGGCTTGATGATGCTCTGGGTTGCTAGCATGCCCTCTGGACACACCAGGCTGTTCTCCTCCATGTTTCTCCTCCATGTCCTGCTCATTTCTCCTTCGATCCAGTCTAGGGAAGGGCCTCTAAATCCCTCTTTGCAGCCTATGCTAACACAAGTGAAGCCTCTGACTAGAGACAGGGTCTTCATCATTTCAGCTCATGCAGGCAACTCAGGGATGCTTGGACCATgccaggcagagagagctaaaaTAGCCCAGTCCTTGGCTTGGCCCTAGAGAGTGGACTTATGGCTAGGGTTTTGACAAACAAATCAAGAATGTAGAATCTAGAGGAacttcaaacacacaaacaaacccagCAGTGGCCTGGGATGGGTACACATCAGAGCTCATGCTTTAAAAGGGAAAGCAGCAGTTATTCCAATTTCAtagataaggaggaggaggaggtggtggagNNNNNNNNNNNNNNNNNNNNNNNNNNNNNNNNNNNNNNNNNNNNNNNNNNNNNNNNNNNNNNNNNNNNNNNNNNNNNNNNNNNNNNNNNNNNNNNNNNNNNNNNNNNNNNNNNNNNNNNNNNNNNNNNNNNNNNNNNNNNNNNNNNNNNNNNNNNNNNGAAGATTTCTTCCATTTTGAATTTATAAGATCTGGGTGCTTGCTAAGTGCTTTATGTAACTTTCCTACTTTAATCCCCAAGGCAGGTCTAGGTAGGCACCACCACAAATGACTTCATAAAGTTTAGTAGGGTGTGCTAGTTGCCAAGGTCACCTAGGCTGAACCTGGGCCTACCTGACTCCACAAAGAAATCTTTGCACAACAGGCAAGGTTACTTGGTGATGTTCCTGCTATTAAACAGCCTGCAGTGCTCAACACCTCTGAAGGCCAGATTCCCCAGGAGCTTTGGCTCTTCCTGGCTTGCTGGGGACTTGATCTGCCTGCAGCTCCCTTATTTCCCAGATATCAGCACCAAGATGAAGCTTCTCCACGCTGCTGGACTGGGAAGCTTAGACGGTAACTGAGTCCCAGCGGGAGACACTAGCTCAACGCTTGCCCATCGGCATCAGGTTTACACATTTGACCTTGACATGACTTCACTAGAGCATGGTCCTTGAACGTCTCCACTTCCTCTCAGTCCAAGCCCCACAGGGTAGGAATCGATGCTGTTGGGCACCCTTCTGGTATTCCACTGCAGGTTTACAGAGAGGTCCACCCTTGAGGTTCACAAGCAACACCCAGTACTTCTGGTAGAGAAAGATAAAAGGCAGGTCTCCGCTCTGGGCTGTCTTTCCAGAGCTTTGCAGCTGGGTCTCATCATCTCCACAGGCCAGAAGGATCCTAATAGCAACTACCAGTGCCAGAGTTTAAATGTGTGCggagctctgcctgcctggagCTCCCTTCTgcactttctctctttcctttggatTCTGTCACAGATCTGCATGCCAACATATTTTCTTTGGTTCACACAGGATTAGACTTCAAAGAGTCTTCTGTTTGAGTTTCAGCCAGTATTTTGAAATCCTGAGAGTTTATATTAAAATCAGGTTTTCTGGCTTCTCTGGATGTATTGGTGCATGGTATGGTGTCTCTTCTCCAGAGTGAGTGGTGACAAGTCTGACACCGAGGCAGATGCCAGTTGATCCCTGCCACTACATGGTCTAGCTTCACTTCTCAGTGTTACCTGTATGAGCTTGCATATagaaccccaccccccaccccgtcccTGCATTTGTATTACTCAGGATTCTCTGTATCCCATCTGTGAAATCATTAAAACCATCTCAGTCATGAAAACATGAAGGCTCAGAGAGGGTGAAAAATTTGTCTAAGATTTCACAGCAAATAAAAGCAGATGCAGGCCTACAATTGAGCCCTGCAGCCAGGTGTGCAGCATCATGGTGAGTGTCACCAAGGCCACCATCCATACACAGATGTCAATCGTGCTTCCCAGTAGCTGACTCCTGAGCCCACATCTTTTCTTGTACCCTTGAGCCTCACCCCAGGTCTCTTAGAAGTGTGTATTTTCAAGCCTAAGCACTCCCGCTTCTCCCCCACAGTGCTCCTATATCCCCAGGAACCTGGACAACTACCAGACTGCCTTGGTCGATGTGAAGAAGGTCAGAGCCAATTTCTACAAGCACCATGATTTCTATTGCTTTTCTGCACCTCAAGTCAATGAGACTAGTGTCGTGTACCAGCGCCTCTACGGGCCCCAAGtactcctcttctccttcttctggccCACCTTCCTGCTAACTGGTGGCCTTCTTATTATTGCCATGGTAAAGCTCAACAGGTCCCTATCCATCTTGGCGGCTCAGAAGTAGGCCAGTCCCCTCTGATCACAGCATGGAGCCACCAGGAACGACAGAGTCCCGGGCAGGCTGCTCAtcactctcttcctcttgtcTCCTATTTCATTTGTTCGACATCTTTGGAAAGTCATTTCTTGCTCAAGAATGTGTAATGGCTTCTCAGTGACTTTGGAGGACAAAGGAGCTACAAGTCACAGCTCCCCAATGCCTGACTTCAGTTGGTTCATATCTGTTACCTGCAATGTCACTGTCTGCTCCCAAGATGATGAATATTGTCACCTCTGTCCCTATGTGCTCTCACTTAGCTCCTTAGATACCCACCTATCGCATCCAGGATGTTGTCATTGGCCAAATTCAGCTTCCTTGAATTGTCATAAAAACAGCAGCCCTCATTTACAGGGCAACTGAGTGTACTGCTTTTTGTTAAGGACattaagtcacacacacacatacacacacacacacacacacacacacacacactactctaaaatttaaaatactgctGCCTTTCGCTATCCACAGGGACCAGTTCTGTGACTTGCTCAGATGGCGACAATCCTGTTTATGAAGTGGTGCAGTCTCTGTGTGGAAACTCTGTCCACCTTCCTATGGACTGCAGGGTCTCCAGATGACTAGGAAACACCACTAGTGTCAACGCTGAAAATGATTTCATTCTAGGgaatgatgatgaagaagagtgCATCCATGCTCATAGCAGGAGCAATTATTACCCAAATACTTTCAACCTGCACTTGATTGATCCCGTGGGGGCAGAACCTGCTGATACAGATCCAAGCATAGAGACATAGTAACAAAAATCTATGAGGAAATAAGCACAAACACTTCAAAATATTAACCATGACATGgtggttaattttaattttcttccttaggtctgctcttttttttttttttttttttttttttttttttttttttttttttttttttgctattttcattcttttataataGGAAAATTATacagtgttttgtttggttttaatcaGAAAAGTAATACACAGCTGTTATTTTGGAAAATGTTGAAGGGAGCCACCCTCAAGAAGATGAGGATGAGCCATGATAGGCTGTTTCTCTGTCAGAGGCAAGCTGGGAAGACACAGTTATTAGGCTCCCTGGATGGAAGGAAGGCACTTACTTAGATGAGGATTTGCAGTTGCCTGTTGCAGATGCCCCCTATAGACACCAGTGTTGGGCATTTAACACATTTAGTGTTGACGGCATTGGGATATAATTGGGGTTAGAATGTTGCCCCAAAGACTGCACCATTGGCTTTACAGGAACAAGAAGAGACCTGAGGTAACAGGTAGCGCTGCCTAACCCTCTGGTGCTCTCTCCTCATGCAGATGAACAGCACCAGTATATCCCCATATCCAGTTTGACACTTCTGCCCAAGAACCCTGAAATCATCTGTGGCCCTCTAGTTTCTTATCTGTAGCCCTTCCTTTCTAGGACAAGTAGCTCATCATTCTCCAAATCGTCTCCTTCCAAGGTTGGGAAAGCCACATTCTGATACTGTGGTATAGTTTGCAAGATGTTACTACTGCGGAGATTCACACATGAGTAGCAAGGCTCTCTCCGTATTGAATCTATATGAATCTATAATTATCTCCCAAATTCGAATtcaatttgaaaagagaaatcatgGTTTGCAAGAAGGAGTCTGACTTTAAGGGGTTCCCGGATGCAGGTTTCTAGGTCCCTGCACTTGTgactaaaagagagagaaactcagaATATCCAAACAGCAGGAGAAAATGACACATCCTTCTCAAAGAATTAGTGTGCAGGGATGCCCAGCTCCCTTGCCCCATGCATTAGTCATGATGACCTTCATTTTCTTTGGGAAAAATGTTGCTGTCCTGTCAACAAGGACTGACCTACTTCCATCAAAAGCCACACCCATCTGTGCTCACAGAACTGCAAAGGCAGTGTGAGTGTGAAACTGTGGGCATTTGAGCATGATGGAGTTAGATGTGGGGGAAAGATGACCTTGTCAACAATGGCTGCCTAGGGACAGAGAGGCCTCATCTGTCCTGAGTAGGTCACTACTAAGGTGCATCGGGTGCTTTCCGAATTCTCCAGTTGGTTCTCACGGGCCATGACTCATGTCTGCAGAGGAGTCCATTCGTCAGGTGTCCTCTCTCCTAAGTCAGCCACCACATGGGGACCAGAGTCAATAGGACCCCTGAGCTGCTAATATGAAGTAGCAAGGATCCTTGTGAGAGACCCTGATGGTGCCAGGCCTCAGACAGCTTCAGCTCTTCAGCCAAGGGTGTGACTCAAAGAAAGCGGATCTCTTCCATGTATGAAGGTTATAAGGGAAAAGcatcttctgctctctctctaaGGGCTGAAGCCTGGAATGGGCAGGGATATGAGTCAGATAGATGTCTGCCTTCAAGGAGCTGTCTGTCTTCTTGCTCTGCCCCCAACCCCATCACCACCACtggtgtctctttttttttttttttgtggtaaagAACTTTATGTGCATCTGAAATCATGTAATATAGAAATCTTAACTTTTGTGATTCACTGAAATGATTCCAATGTCCTGGATAAATTAGTGATTCtcacctgtgggtcgtgacccctccAAATGTTGAACAgcccttttcacaggggtcacctgagaCTATCGGAAAGCACGGATATTTCCATTATAATTCAtgacaataacaaaattatagttatgaggtgacaacaaaaataattttatggttggggatcaccacaacatgaggaactgtattaaggggttgcagcatcaggaaggttgagagccactgccctaaTCTACGTTTCACACCAAGTTGCTCCTGCTGTCAATCACCTTGGGTCAGTCCATTGCAAGTGCATTGATGCTGTTGCTGACTATGACAGATGGTTGGTAAGAACGAACAATGCCCTTTATTTCCTCTTATATTTGGAGGAACTTGAATTCTATGAAATATTTGGGAAGATGCCACTTGAGCAAGAGCAACTGTCCTGTGCCTTAACAGTCCAGGTCCCTTCACAGGCAGATGTAGGCGAACCAGCCAATGCAGGTTAGAAGCATGACGATCTTCCCTAGACTGTACGGTAGCTGTTTTTAAACTGGGGATCGTGAGGCCACAGCCCTTGGGAAAGGATACTGAGGTGGAAATCACATCTTTTCTTATTCCTAAAAACATGTTGTCAGAAGTTCCAGATCAAGGCAGCATGATATACATATCATAGCTGATCAAATATGGAGCATTGATTGGAGTCCAGCTGCTTGGTTAACTAGACATTAAGTATATTTTCAAAAAGTATatgacagagggaggagagatgccTCGGTCATTAAGGGTGTGTGtggctcttgcagatgacctgggttttattcccagcacccacatcaggcagctcacatcggcctgtaactccagctccagggagattGATACCTCTGTGTTCAatgagcacctgcactcatgtgtgcatggacacacacacacacacacacacacacacacacacacacactaaaagtaaatcttttaaaatgtaaaacaatgagTTTTCTCTTGGTTAATTTTTGgaagataaaattatatttcataaaatgtttttgtaacaTGCGATAGGCTTATTACTTTGAAATAAAGCAATTGAAAGGAAGCATTTTCAAGTTCctagttttaatttgtaaaatggcAATACTTGGAtcctcaatatttttaaaaatggaatgggTCCTGAGCCTAGATAGCTTTAGAAGGTTGGGTCAGTGCATCTTGAGGTAAGGTTCATGACTTTCCCTATTGTGCCCATAGAAATCTAAAACCATTCTCtacagcagcagttctcaacctgacGTTTTGTAACCCCTTTGGAGGTGAGGGTCAAACAACTCTTTCACAGAGACCACCAAagacatcagaaaacacagatacttacactaGGATTCACAAGAGTtgcaaaaatacagttatgaagtaccaatgcaaataattctatggttgggggtcaccacaacatgaggaaatgtgttAAAGGATCGCAGCATTAGAACCATTGAGAATAACTGCTCTATAGAGTCCTTCAGAGCCTCACTGAAGTGTGGAGGGAAGGTTTTACTTCTCTGGATTGCCCCTGTGTCTCAGAAGGATCAATGGACAGATTATCTCCTTACCTACAAGCACTTTCCTGAGTCATTTTCACGTCAGATAAATGCATAACTAGGGGTCTTCATGGGTACCCAGCTCTTCCCCTCCTTGCTGATGTATAAAGTATATTGTCATCAGCCAGCTCTCCTCAAAGTGGGGATGGGAGCTACGTTGGACCAGCAAATTCAACTGAATGTGGATCAAGTGTGTTCCCAGGTTTGTTTTATCATTGGAGCTGCAGTCAAAAGTGGATTACAGGGAACTTGATCCCTGAAATCCCCATCATTCCACACAACCCTCACTCCCAATGCACATGGAATAAAAGCAGAGGCTCACTAAGCATATGCATCATCAAAATAAGTCGTCTACTCCTATGCACAGTGGGAGGAGATCGATCTGTGAGTGCACCAGCGACGTGTGGAGTCCCTTGCTAACTCTGGGTAACACCAAAACTGCATTACATCGTAGGAAGCCCAAATAGTGCCAGAACTGGTTGGTGTCAGAAGAGAAATAGCTTTCCCATCTTGCGTCAGAAGCCTTGCCAGGGAGAAAAACCCTTGTATTTCCACATTTCTCTTTAGTGACAGTCTACA
This window contains:
- the Kcnmb1 gene encoding calcium-activated potassium channel subunit beta-1, translated to MGKKLVMAQKRGETRALCLGVAMVVCAAITYYVLGTTVLPLYQKSVWTKESTCHLIETNIKDQEELEGKKVPQYPCLWVNVSAVGRWAILYHTEDTRDQNQQCSYIPRNLDNYQTALVDVKKVRANFYKHHDFYCFSAPQVNETSVVYQRLYGPQVLLFSFFWPTFLLTGGLLIIAMVKLNRSLSILAAQK